Proteins encoded by one window of Nicotiana tabacum cultivar K326 chromosome 10, ASM71507v2, whole genome shotgun sequence:
- the LOC107772955 gene encoding G-type lectin S-receptor-like serine/threonine-protein kinase At2g19130 — MDNKNNSFLFLSLLCLCFSLKTHLSLGADTISANQSLSGDQTISSSGGNFVLGFFRPGNSSNYYIGIWYKKVTEKTPVWVANRETPVSDKNSAELKILNGNLVLVNGSNTSIWSTNISSSKSNSVVAVLRDDGNLILRDGSNSTPPLWQSFDIPGNTWLPGSKLSYNKITKRKQLLTSWKSLEDPSPGLFSLELDPNGSQYIIRWNRTEQYWTSGPWNGQIFSGVPEMRANYIYNFSYEDKPNESYFTYSVNNPSTISRFIMDVSGQIKQLTWLTNSDQWNLFWSQPRSQCEVYAYCGPFATCRENLQPFCNCLDGFKHSSEADWNQNDYSRGCERKTKLQCGNTNGEKDGFWMHTQMKVPKKFQPVAAGSTEECQSTCLNNCSCTAYSYDNSCSIWNSELLDMQQFSQNEGKGKTIFVRLAASDIPKSKSKKGIAIGVSLGSAAIVVVLLGILFVIFQRRRRHIVGSGKTVEGSLVAFGYKDLQHATKNFSEKLGGGGFGSVFKGKLSDSSAIAVKRLDSINQGEKQFRTEVSTIGTIQHVNLVRLRGFCSEGNKKLLVYDYMENGSLDSHLFTEKQSDVMDWKTRYQVALGTARGLTYLHEKCRECIIHCDIKPENILLDAQLCPKVADFGLAKLVGRDFSRVLTTMRGTRGYLAPEWISGVAITAKADVYSYGMMLLEIVSGRRNSEQSQDGKVKFFPSWAARVLADEGDILSLLDYRLERVADAEEVSRICKVACWCIQDDELQRPSMGQVVQILEGVLEVNLPPIPRSLQVYADNDEHIVFFTESSSSQTSSQAQSKTSSATSQSKSTTESMNSRS; from the coding sequence ATGGACAACAAAAACAATTCTTTTTTATTCCTTTCTTTGCTGTGCTTATGCTTCTCTCTCAAAACCCATCTCTCCTTAGGAGCTGACACCATCTCTGCAAATCAATCCCTCTCTGGAGACCAAACAATATCCTCTTCAGGTGGGAACTTTGTGCTGGGATTCTTCAGACCAGGTAATAGTTCCAACTATTACATAGGCATATGGTACAAAAAAGTGACTGAAAAAACTCCTGTTTGGGTTGCAAACAGGGAAACACCAGTTTCTGATAAAAATTCTGCAGAGCTAAAAATCTTGAATGGTAATTTGGTACTGGTTAATGGGTCTAATACTTCAATTTGGTCCACAAATATTAGTTCTAGCAAGTCCAATTCTGTGGTAGCAGTTCTCCGAGATGATGGTAATTTAATCTTGAGAGATGGGTCTAATTCAACACCACCCCTTTGGCAAAGTTTTGATATCCCTGGCAATACTTGGTTGCCTGGTTCTAAACTTTCTTACAACAAAATCACCAAAAGAAAGCAGCTCCTTACATCATGGAAGAGCTTGGAAGATCCTTCACCTGGGTTGTTTTCTCTTGAGCTGGATCCAAATGGTAGCCAGTATATTATAAGGTGGAATAGAACTGAGCAATATTGGACCAGTGGACCATGGAATGGCCAAATTTTCAGTGGGGTGCCTGAGATGAGGGCCAACTATATTTACAATTTTAGCTATGAGGACAAGCCGAATGAAAGCTATTTTACATATTCTGTTAATAATCCTTCTACCATTTCAAGATTCATTATGGATGTCTCTGGACAGATAAAGCAACTCACTTGGTTGACTAATTCAGATCAGTGGAATCTGTTCTGGTCTCAACCAAGATCACAATGTGAAGTTTATGCTTATTGCGGACCCTTTGCTACCTGTCGGGAGAACTTGCAGCCCTTTTGTAATTGTTTGGATGGTTTCAAGCACAGTTCAGAGGCTGATTGGAATCAAAATGATTATTCTAGAGGCTGTGAGAGGAAAACGAAGTTGCAATGTGGCAACACTAACGGGGAGAAAGATGGATTTTGGATGCATACCCAGATGAAAGTACCTAAAAAATTTCAACCTGTTGCTGCTGGGAGCACTGAAGAATGTCAATCAACCTGCTTGAATAATTGCAGTTGCACTGCTTATTCTTATGACAATTCGTGCTCAATTTGGAACAGTGAGCTCTTGGATATGCAGCAATTCTCACAAAATGAGGGTAAGGGCAAGACGATCTTTGTCAGATTAGCTGCATCTGACATCCCAAAATCCAAGAGTAAAAAGGGAATTGCAATTGGTGTTTCTCTGGGGTCTGCTGCTATCGTAGTGGTCCTTTTGGGCATTCTTTTTGTTATATTCCAGAGAAGACGTAGGCATATTGTTGGAAGTGGAAAAACAGTGGAGGGTTCATTGGTGGCATTTGGTTACAAAGACTTGCAACATGCTACCAAAAATTTCTCAGAGAAGTTAGGGGGTGGAGGTTTTGGTTCTGTTTTCAAAGGGAAACTGTCTGATTCATCTGCTATTGCGGTTAAGAGGCTCGATAGCATCAACCAGGGAGAGAAGCAATTTCGAACGGAAGTCAGCACAATCGGAACAATCCAACATGTTAATCTTGTACGCCTTCGTGGATTTTGCTCTGAAGGTAACAAGAAGCTGCTGGTTTATGATTACATGGAAAATGGTTCCCTGGATTCACATCTTTTTACCGAGAAGCAGTCAGATGTTATGGATTGGAAAACAAGGTACCAGGTGGCGCTGGGGACAGCTAGAGGCTTGACTTATCTCCATGAGAAGTGCAGGGAATGCATTATACACTGTGACATAAAGCCTGAAAACATCCTTCTTGATGCACAATTATGCCCCAAAGTAGCAGATTTTGGCCTGGCAAAGCTTGTTGGGCGCGACTTTAGCAGAGTGCTTACTACTATGAGAGGAACAAGAGGTTATCTTGCACCTGAATGGATATCTGGGGTGGCCATTACAGCCAAAGCTGATGTTTATAGCTATGGTATGATGCTTTTGGAAATCGTATCAGGGAGGCGAAACTCGGAGCAGTCTCAAGATGGAAAAGTGAAATTCTTCCCTAGTTGGGCTGCACGTGTATTAGCTGATGAAGGCGACATCCTTAGCCTATTGGACTATAGGCTGGAGAGAGTTGCTGACGCTGAGGAGGTGTCAAGAATATGTAAAGTTGCATGTTGGTGCATCCAAGATGATGAATTACAAAGGCCCTCAATGGGGCAGGTTGTTCAGATTCTTGAAGGAGTTTTGGAGGTGAATTTGCCTCCTATCCCACGCTCTCTTCAAGTTTATGCAGACAACGATGAGCACATAGTTTTCTTCACTGAATCATCCTCGAGCCAGACTAGTTCACAAGCTCAAAGCAAGACTTCAAGTGCAACATCTCAATCCAAAAGCACCACGGAGTCTATGAATTCCAGGTCTTGA